Proteins encoded in a region of the Campylobacter geochelonis genome:
- a CDS encoding UDP-N-acetylmuramoyl-L-alanyl-D-glutamate--2,6-diaminopimelate ligase: MKIQINSNFITDNSNECEARCYFLKTDANAKFSDIATQKGASIISVNEAKKLLNIDENIKIVGITGTNGKTTTAAAIYSILLDLGYKCFLCGTRGAFANDKRVDEKGLTTSSVIANLNYLKEATKLNCEYFIMEVSSHAIAQNRVEGLNFALKIFTNLSQDHLDYHKTMQEYARVKSSFFLDENTPKLINNDDEHIKFSYKNTQTYAIKKPATYSVVAYGLKNGINAVLRTPDGEVEIESDMVGEFNLYNLMAAFAGVKFLTKKPNSQIAKALQNFAGVEGRVEVVSQKPLVIVDFAHTPDGIEKVLNALKSNELIVVFGAGGDRDKTKRPIMGAMVEHFAKVIIITSDNPRSEEPIRIINDILDGIKSKDRATVEPDRKKAIEKALNLAKNGEVVVILGKGDEPYQEIKGVKYPYSDKDTVRKILKLEIDNAN, encoded by the coding sequence ATGAAAATACAAATAAATTCAAATTTCATAACTGACAACTCAAACGAGTGTGAGGCGAGATGTTATTTTTTAAAAACTGATGCAAACGCTAAATTTAGCGATATCGCCACTCAAAAAGGTGCGAGCATAATCAGTGTAAATGAGGCAAAAAAGCTTTTAAATATAGATGAAAACATAAAAATAGTCGGCATAACAGGGACTAATGGCAAGACAACGACCGCTGCTGCTATTTACTCAATCCTTTTAGATTTAGGTTATAAATGCTTTCTTTGTGGCACAAGAGGAGCTTTTGCAAACGATAAAAGAGTCGATGAAAAAGGACTTACAACAAGTTCAGTCATAGCAAATTTAAACTACTTAAAAGAAGCGACCAAGTTAAACTGCGAGTATTTTATCATGGAGGTTAGCTCCCACGCAATCGCGCAAAACCGTGTAGAGGGATTAAATTTTGCTCTTAAAATTTTTACAAATTTAAGCCAAGACCACCTAGACTATCATAAAACTATGCAAGAGTATGCAAGGGTAAAAAGTAGCTTTTTCCTTGATGAAAATACACCAAAACTTATAAATAACGATGATGAGCATATAAAATTTAGCTACAAAAACACGCAAACTTACGCGATTAAAAAACCAGCCACTTATAGCGTTGTAGCTTATGGGCTAAAAAATGGTATAAACGCTGTGCTAAGAACCCCAGATGGCGAGGTTGAGATAGAAAGTGATATGGTTGGAGAGTTTAACCTTTATAACCTTATGGCAGCTTTTGCTGGAGTTAAATTTCTAACAAAAAAACCAAATTCACAAATCGCCAAAGCTTTACAAAATTTCGCTGGAGTTGAGGGAAGAGTCGAAGTTGTATCACAAAAACCACTTGTTATAGTAGACTTTGCTCATACTCCTGATGGGATAGAAAAAGTGTTAAATGCTTTAAAAAGCAACGAGCTTATAGTTGTCTTTGGAGCTGGTGGAGATAGAGATAAAACAAAAAGACCGATAATGGGAGCCATGGTTGAGCATTTTGCAAAAGTGATAATCATAACAAGCGATAACCCGCGAAGCGAAGAGCCTATAAGGATTATAAACGATATTTTAGATGGCATAAAAAGCAAAGATAGAGCAACCGTAGAGCCAGATAGAAAAAAGGCGATAGAAAAAGCTCTAAATTTAGCTAAAAACGGCGAAGTTGTAGTCATACTTGGCAAAGGCGATGAGCCTTATCAGGAGATAAAAGGAGTAAAATATCCATATTCGGATAAAGATACTGTAAGAAAAATTTTAAAACTGGAGATAGATAATGCAAATTGA